In Eucalyptus grandis isolate ANBG69807.140 chromosome 4, ASM1654582v1, whole genome shotgun sequence, the following proteins share a genomic window:
- the LOC104442808 gene encoding toll/interleukin-1 receptor-like protein: MAEALTSVARIKGWISETVANGHEGELVNMVVAKVSSELKTTWIERLPMFPILMSNDYAKSVHRCLLEKKRRESKWQVFLAFRGPDTRFGFAAYLYISLVTAGIRVFNDNDPYLIGKDVAHEIRNAIDHCEISIPIISENYASSPWCLNELAQMVESKRIKGQEILPIFYKVSTSHVRNLSHFFGECMLRHKKLVDTNTYERWEQALREVGSSKGWATEKIANGHEGLLVKRVVKEVSRLLNNPRTRDPPIPIPKHISRM; encoded by the exons ATGGCGGAAGCGCTGACTTCTGTAGCGAGGATTAAAGGATGGATATCAGAAACCGTTGCTAATGG GCATGAAGGAGAGCTAGTGAATATGGTGGTCGCAAAGGTCTCGAGTGAATTGAAGACGACGTGGATCGAACGACTCCCCATGTTTCCTATATTGATGTCTAATGATTACGCAAAATCAG TCCATCGTTGCCTtttggagaagaaaagaagagagagtaaATGGCAAGTGTTTTTGGCCTTTCGGGGCCCTGATACTCGATTTGGCTTTGCCGCTTACCTCTACATCAGCCTTGTGACAGCAGGAATCAGAGTTTTTAATGATAATGATCCGTACCTCATAGGTAAAGATGTTGCTCATGAGATTCGCAATGCCATTGATCACTGCGAGATATCCATTCCAATTATCTCTGAAAATTATGCCTCCTCTCCTTGGTGCCTTAACGAGCTAGCTCAAATGGTTGAATCCAAGAGAATAAAGGGGCAAGAGATATTGCCCATTTTCTATAAAGTAAGCACCTCACATGTGCGAaacttatctcatttttttggaGAGTGCATGCTTCGACATAAGAAATTGGTTGACACAAATACTTACGAGCGGTGGGAGCAAGCTCTTAGGGAGGTTGGGTCCTCCAAAGGATGGGCGACAGAGAAAATCGCCAATGG GCATGAAGGGCTACTTGTAAAACGAGTCGTTAAGGAGGTTTCAAGGTTGTTGAACAATCCCCGAACACGTGATCCCCCCATCCCCATCCCCAAACACATCTCCCGTATGTGA